One Argonema galeatum A003/A1 DNA segment encodes these proteins:
- a CDS encoding mucoidy inhibitor MuiA family protein translates to MTNSETPNQTTSKTLDTCISEVTVYSDRARVTRRCAVELNGAERQLIITGLPVILEPESVRVTGEGTVAVRLLAVRTDRIYATEPVAEKVAQLTQQIQEIEEQKRTIKDVLSSLQLQHKFIQELSEKSVDRFSRGLAQQQVGLNETSELLNFLGQHYSNYATTIAQREKEQHQLEKQIQVLRQQLQQVQTPLPQESFSIIVAIEPSGAGNFELELSYLVTDARWTPLYDLRVNTTAERLNLSYLAEVKQNTGEDWFGVSLTLSTAKPGLGTLPPKLNPWYIDVQNPSYNAPQFLVTGVRRRRKVTAENQLRAYEVDTFGDDDYEGALLDESQKRAEESISPPRVQAETVTAVTSTSGGTVTFEIGGNSDIPSDGTPHKITIFNDNYPCRKEYVAMPSLVSFSYLQANVTNPATGATLLPGKANIFRDNTFVGTTQLENVSPGQDFTINLGIDEGLKIERELVERKVDKKIIFDRRRTTYAYRLKIANLQEQETTLKLTEQLPVSRNEQLKVHLTQTNPKIQQGEMGLLEWSLTLPPQSKQEIYYQFTVEHSPSLTVAGLDV, encoded by the coding sequence GTGACCAACTCAGAGACGCCAAACCAAACAACCAGTAAGACACTAGATACTTGCATTTCGGAAGTAACGGTTTATAGCGATCGCGCACGAGTGACGCGGCGATGTGCTGTAGAACTAAACGGCGCAGAACGTCAACTGATAATTACAGGATTGCCAGTAATTCTTGAACCAGAATCAGTGCGAGTGACAGGTGAAGGTACAGTAGCAGTGCGACTATTGGCAGTAAGGACCGATCGCATCTATGCCACTGAACCCGTCGCCGAAAAAGTAGCCCAGCTAACTCAGCAAATTCAGGAAATAGAGGAGCAAAAACGCACTATCAAAGATGTTTTATCATCTTTGCAATTACAACATAAATTTATCCAAGAATTGAGCGAAAAGTCAGTCGATCGCTTTTCCAGAGGACTTGCACAACAACAAGTTGGACTGAATGAAACTAGCGAATTACTAAACTTTTTAGGTCAGCATTACAGCAACTATGCCACGACAATTGCCCAGCGCGAAAAGGAACAGCACCAGTTAGAAAAACAAATCCAAGTACTTCGCCAACAATTGCAGCAAGTGCAAACACCTCTTCCTCAAGAAAGTTTTAGCATAATTGTTGCGATCGAGCCATCTGGCGCTGGTAATTTCGAGTTAGAACTTTCCTACCTTGTTACTGATGCCAGATGGACTCCTTTGTACGATTTGCGAGTCAATACTACAGCAGAAAGATTGAATCTTAGCTATTTAGCTGAAGTTAAGCAAAACACTGGCGAAGATTGGTTTGGTGTTTCCCTCACTCTTTCTACAGCTAAACCAGGTTTGGGAACTCTGCCGCCAAAGCTTAACCCTTGGTACATAGATGTACAAAATCCATCTTATAATGCGCCTCAGTTTCTAGTAACAGGAGTGCGGCGACGACGTAAGGTGACGGCTGAAAATCAGTTAAGGGCTTATGAAGTTGATACTTTTGGGGACGACGACTACGAAGGCGCACTTTTAGATGAGAGTCAAAAACGTGCGGAAGAGTCAATATCACCACCTAGAGTACAAGCTGAAACTGTAACAGCAGTTACTTCCACATCTGGCGGTACAGTTACATTTGAAATAGGCGGTAACAGCGATATTCCCAGCGATGGAACACCGCACAAAATTACGATCTTCAACGATAACTATCCTTGCCGAAAAGAATATGTCGCCATGCCGAGCTTGGTTAGTTTTTCTTACTTACAAGCGAATGTTACTAATCCGGCGACTGGTGCCACCCTGTTACCGGGAAAAGCTAATATTTTCCGCGACAACACTTTTGTCGGCACAACCCAACTAGAAAACGTTTCACCCGGTCAAGATTTCACAATTAATTTAGGCATTGACGAGGGGTTAAAGATTGAACGTGAATTGGTGGAACGAAAGGTAGACAAGAAGATAATTTTCGATCGCCGTCGCACGACTTACGCATATCGGTTAAAGATTGCCAACTTACAAGAGCAAGAAACCACTTTAAAACTGACGGAACAATTGCCAGTTAGTCGGAACGAACAACTTAAGGTGCATTTAACGCAAACTAATCCTAAAATTCAACAAGGTGAGATGGGTTTGCTGGAATGGTCGCTAACTCTACCGCCGCAGTCAAAACAGGAAATATATTATCAATTTACAGTTGAGCATTCCCCTTCCTTGACTGTAGCTGGTTTGGATGTTTAA
- a CDS encoding methylenetetrahydrofolate reductase, whose protein sequence is MTSFRAAVQAGEFLITAEVAPPKGGDPIQMVKMAQLLKKRVHAINITDGSRAVLRMSPLAASVILLQQGIEPICQVACRDRNRIGLQADLMGAHALGIRNILALTGDPVKAGDHPDCKGVFDLESVRLLQAIDKMNRGLDWNEKPLTDGATDLFVGAAVDPQLASWSGLQSRFERKLQAGAQFFQSQLITDFDRLEKFMTQIAAGTNKPILAGIFLLKSAKNAEFINRCVPGVNIPQHIIDRLASATDPLEEGIAIAAEQVKLARQICQGVHMMAVKREDLIPQILDLAGIPPITN, encoded by the coding sequence TTGACCTCTTTCCGCGCCGCAGTACAAGCTGGTGAATTTCTAATCACCGCAGAAGTCGCGCCACCCAAGGGAGGCGACCCAATCCAGATGGTAAAAATGGCGCAACTGCTCAAAAAGAGAGTTCATGCTATCAATATTACCGATGGCAGCAGAGCGGTGTTGCGGATGTCTCCCCTGGCGGCGTCGGTAATTTTGCTGCAACAAGGGATTGAGCCAATTTGTCAAGTAGCTTGTCGCGATCGCAATCGCATCGGACTGCAAGCCGATCTCATGGGTGCCCACGCCTTGGGTATCCGCAACATCCTAGCCCTGACTGGCGATCCCGTCAAAGCTGGGGATCATCCCGACTGCAAAGGCGTGTTCGACTTGGAATCGGTGCGTCTGCTGCAAGCGATCGACAAAATGAATCGCGGCTTGGATTGGAACGAAAAACCCCTCACAGATGGCGCTACCGACTTATTTGTCGGTGCAGCAGTCGATCCCCAATTGGCGAGTTGGTCGGGCTTGCAAAGCCGCTTTGAGCGCAAGTTACAAGCTGGGGCGCAGTTTTTCCAAAGCCAGCTAATTACCGACTTCGATCGCCTAGAAAAATTTATGACTCAAATAGCCGCAGGCACAAATAAGCCGATTTTAGCGGGGATTTTTCTGCTCAAATCCGCTAAAAACGCCGAATTTATCAATCGGTGCGTCCCTGGAGTCAACATTCCCCAGCACATTATCGATCGTTTGGCAAGTGCAACAGATCCGTTAGAGGAAGGAATTGCGATCGCAGCCGAACAAGTCAAATTAGCACGCCAAATCTGTCAAGGCGTCCACATGATGGCAGTCAAGCGCGAAGATTTGATTCCCCAAATCCTCGATCTGGCTGGAATTCCACCAATAACTAATTAG
- the trpS gene encoding tryptophan--tRNA ligase, with the protein MASPRVLSGVQPTGNLHLGNYLGAIRNWVEGQSQYENYFCVVDLHAITAPHDPTALAENTYKIAAFYLACGIDLQYSTIFVQSHVSAHSELSWLLNCITPINWLEDMIQFKEKAVKQGENVNTGLLDYPVLMAADILLYQADKVPVGEDQKQHLELTRDIANRFNHQFGKGQKILKLPDPLIRAEGARVMSLTDGTRKMSKSDPSDQSRINLLDTPEEIQYKIKRCKTDPIRGLTFDDSSRPESRNLLTLYMILSGKTKEEAAAECADMGWGQFKPLLTETTISALKPIQEKYQAIMNEKSYLESVLREGRHKAEAIANQTLAQVKAALGFSVPL; encoded by the coding sequence ATGGCGAGTCCTCGCGTTCTCTCTGGCGTCCAACCAACTGGCAATCTTCACCTGGGTAACTACCTGGGAGCAATTCGTAACTGGGTGGAAGGACAAAGCCAGTACGAAAATTACTTCTGCGTGGTAGATTTGCACGCGATTACAGCACCTCACGATCCAACCGCGTTAGCGGAAAATACTTATAAAATCGCTGCTTTCTATTTAGCTTGTGGCATCGATCTGCAATATTCCACTATCTTTGTACAATCCCATGTTTCGGCTCACAGCGAACTGAGTTGGCTGCTCAATTGCATCACACCGATTAACTGGCTAGAAGATATGATCCAGTTTAAAGAAAAAGCAGTTAAGCAGGGAGAAAATGTCAATACTGGTTTGCTAGATTACCCGGTGCTGATGGCGGCGGATATCTTGCTATACCAAGCTGATAAAGTGCCGGTAGGCGAAGATCAAAAGCAACACTTGGAACTCACGCGCGATATTGCCAATCGCTTTAACCATCAATTCGGTAAGGGGCAAAAAATCCTAAAATTGCCTGATCCCCTGATTCGGGCAGAAGGCGCTAGAGTAATGAGTCTGACTGATGGAACTCGCAAAATGTCTAAGTCCGACCCTTCAGATCAAAGTCGGATTAATCTGCTAGACACACCAGAGGAAATCCAATACAAGATTAAACGCTGTAAGACAGATCCCATTCGCGGTTTGACATTTGATGACTCGTCACGACCGGAAAGCCGGAATCTGTTAACTTTGTATATGATTCTTTCTGGTAAAACGAAGGAAGAAGCAGCGGCAGAGTGTGCGGATATGGGTTGGGGTCAATTTAAGCCTTTGCTGACAGAAACGACGATTTCTGCACTCAAACCGATCCAGGAAAAGTATCAGGCAATAATGAATGAAAAGAGTTATCTGGAGTCGGTGTTGCGTGAGGGAAGACACAAGGCGGAAGCGATCGCAAACCAAACCCTAGCCCAAGTCAAAGCCGCGCTGGGTTTTTCCGTGCCATTGTAA
- a CDS encoding SH3 domain-containing protein — protein MKVLKALKSMAVMALLSVGMTGFSFPSAANASSVVARSVRYESEVTTYYNRGGYEIASAGTSCRRVSTNGGRLNVRSVPGGRIVGKLYGGTRVWITGYRSNGWVRITGPARGYVSGSYLRSCR, from the coding sequence ATGAAAGTGTTGAAAGCCTTAAAATCTATGGCTGTCATGGCCTTATTATCCGTTGGCATGACTGGGTTTAGTTTTCCATCTGCGGCGAATGCTAGTTCAGTAGTTGCTCGCAGCGTTCGTTATGAGAGTGAAGTAACTACATATTATAACCGAGGTGGATATGAGATTGCTAGCGCTGGGACAAGTTGTCGGCGCGTTAGTACAAATGGCGGTCGGTTGAATGTCCGCAGCGTTCCTGGTGGTCGTATTGTTGGCAAATTGTACGGCGGAACTCGTGTCTGGATTACCGGGTATCGGTCTAATGGTTGGGTACGAATCACTGGCCCAGCGCGTGGTTATGTATCTGGCAGTTATCTGAGGTCTTGCCGATAA
- a CDS encoding HEAT repeat domain-containing protein — protein MERPKTPNPIPNPTGEESRQKEPELQIVQTYKDDAFFLKVIAENHTEKRKHIAIIGEPGAGKTTLLGELADRLCRGGFVDNPCHPQTSEINPPLPSHTPHETQTTQGGFLTDTSCHPQTSRINPPLPSHNENFPICIRLADLRSSTIADYLLNNWLSKALQFIDYDAENVTPEIRKEFKQLFAAGKVCLLLDGVDEMAATSPIEALATIREQLTDWVGKARVVLTCRLNVWDAAISNTLTDFDTYKTLEFEPDDVDEFIRQWFEEASQDEKRRNSVGPPNPPILGGTSSPPNPPILGGTSSPPLPLSPPKVGGLGGANPVGSNETFWREQGKRLTRQLKEPGKERIKELVRNPLRLSMLCQSWCVPEQELPETKAALYEQFTTYFFEWKQEEFSKKQRLLNQRDKKQIQQALAKLALAAMSSVNRFRIEQDFAIEQMEEVWFNLADELGWLVLVDRDSRTKKPVYAFFHPTFQEYFAACAIGDWHFFLLHKIPPVSDCSYRIFERQWREVILLWLGRGDIADEEKEEFVESLMTFKTGCYGNSYWYRSYFLAAAGINEFKSKKSQEIVKNVLNWICVEEIQSTTYFDYIAIENIAREAIQILPETDRTMAISVLVELLKNSSSEPVCWFAAYSLGKINPSNLESINYFVNLLEKSEDENTGLIAAYILSEINPGNPEAIRYCIKVLENSSDESIQKMAASCLGEIARNNQQAILALVKLLTTAQDEYTFWRIAEKLGKVGRGNEEAINILCNRLRTTNNENEYDRWKLAYSLGEIEPKNKQAVATLVNILETTKDEYICDVVAYSLGIIDPGNPKAINAVIKQLELTKTKKQNIFNKASVSLSVIGRNNQHAISYFRNLLANSQDEYILRSAACSLGNVDFGNPEAIDILIKLIQNTKDADIRRGATEDLGEVGIGNQQAIAALVNLLDTTKDKSLQRQAINSLEQIITNDEQRECVVISLKLHLNNETYENNFDFFEKCYKHFWEIAQNLPYPDFYQAWHQDTLTNTATANLNIANLPQVLAEAINNQPELCSKVKLICIDTHQFIDPENPAPEIYDQMLNQNCPEWQNGYPETMQKLKLYWNYLRRINENPLFFICYDSTALTATPTGFSLPFLTALSKFDGAICVVTSPPNSLSATERGSNNNSPSSVAGEGVRGWGCLQTFSPSQPNLIADIVGWMREKMIENL, from the coding sequence ATGGAACGTCCCAAAACACCAAACCCCATACCAAACCCCACTGGCGAAGAGTCACGCCAGAAAGAACCAGAACTGCAAATCGTCCAAACTTATAAAGATGATGCTTTTTTTCTGAAAGTTATTGCCGAAAATCACACGGAAAAACGCAAGCATATTGCGATTATTGGCGAACCGGGTGCGGGAAAAACTACGCTGTTAGGAGAACTAGCAGATAGATTATGTAGGGGCGGGTTTGTAGATAACCCTTGTCACCCACAAACATCTGAAATAAACCCGCCCTTACCGTCACATACGCCTCACGAAACACAAACAACTCAGGGCGGGTTTTTAACAGATACCTCTTGTCATCCGCAAACATCTCGGATAAACCCGCCCCTACCGTCACATAACGAAAATTTTCCAATTTGTATTCGATTGGCAGATTTACGTTCTAGCACAATTGCCGATTATTTACTCAATAATTGGCTTTCAAAAGCGCTGCAATTTATCGATTATGATGCCGAAAATGTCACGCCAGAAATCAGAAAAGAATTCAAGCAACTATTCGCAGCAGGTAAAGTATGCTTGCTGTTGGATGGGGTGGATGAAATGGCGGCGACTTCCCCTATCGAGGCGTTGGCGACAATTCGGGAACAACTGACAGACTGGGTGGGTAAGGCGCGGGTGGTGCTAACTTGTCGATTGAATGTTTGGGATGCGGCGATTAGCAATACCCTGACGGATTTTGATACATATAAAACATTGGAATTTGAACCGGATGATGTGGATGAGTTTATTCGCCAGTGGTTTGAAGAGGCGAGTCAGGATGAGAAACGGCGCAATTCTGTCGGCCCCCCTAACCCCCCAATCCTGGGGGGAACATCTAGCCCCCCTAACCCCCCAATCCTGGGGGGAACATCTAGCCCCCCTCTTCCTCTTTCTCCCCCCAAAGTTGGGGGGTTAGGGGGGGCCAACCCGGTTGGTAGCAATGAAACTTTTTGGCGAGAACAGGGAAAACGCTTAACAAGACAGTTAAAAGAACCGGGAAAAGAGCGAATCAAAGAACTGGTACGCAATCCCCTGCGGTTGTCGATGTTGTGTCAGTCTTGGTGCGTACCCGAACAGGAATTGCCGGAAACGAAGGCGGCACTTTATGAGCAATTTACCACTTATTTTTTTGAGTGGAAACAAGAGGAATTCTCGAAGAAACAGCGATTATTAAACCAGAGGGATAAAAAACAGATTCAACAAGCTTTGGCAAAGTTGGCTTTAGCGGCAATGTCAAGCGTTAATCGGTTTCGGATTGAGCAAGATTTTGCCATTGAGCAGATGGAGGAGGTGTGGTTTAATTTAGCTGATGAATTGGGATGGTTGGTTTTAGTTGACAGGGATTCCCGCACGAAAAAGCCTGTTTACGCTTTCTTCCATCCGACGTTTCAGGAATATTTCGCCGCTTGTGCAATTGGGGATTGGCACTTTTTCTTACTTCACAAAATTCCCCCTGTTTCTGATTGCAGTTACCGCATTTTTGAGAGGCAGTGGCGAGAGGTAATTTTGCTGTGGTTGGGGCGTGGAGATATTGCGGATGAGGAGAAGGAGGAGTTTGTTGAGAGTTTAATGACCTTTAAAACGGGTTGTTATGGAAATTCATATTGGTATCGTAGTTATTTTCTTGCTGCTGCTGGGATTAATGAGTTTAAGTCTAAAAAATCTCAAGAGATTGTCAAAAACGTTTTGAATTGGATTTGTGTAGAAGAAATACAATCAACGACATACTTTGATTATATTGCAATAGAAAATATCGCAAGAGAAGCAATACAAATTTTACCAGAGACAGATAGGACAATGGCAATTTCAGTTCTAGTGGAACTGCTGAAAAATAGTAGCAGTGAACCTGTCTGTTGGTTCGCAGCATATAGTTTAGGTAAAATTAACCCCAGTAATCTAGAGTCGATTAACTACTTTGTCAATTTACTAGAAAAATCTGAAGATGAAAATACTGGCCTTATAGCAGCTTATATTTTGAGTGAAATTAACCCCGGTAATCCAGAAGCAATTAGATATTGTATCAAGGTACTAGAAAACAGTTCTGATGAATCTATCCAAAAAATGGCTGCCTCTTGCTTAGGCGAAATTGCCAGAAATAATCAACAAGCAATCTTAGCTTTAGTTAAGCTACTGACAACTGCTCAAGATGAGTATACCTTCTGGCGAATTGCTGAGAAATTGGGAAAAGTTGGCAGGGGTAATGAAGAAGCAATCAATATTTTATGTAACCGCTTGAGAACTACTAATAATGAAAATGAATACGATCGTTGGAAATTAGCTTATAGCTTGGGTGAAATTGAACCTAAGAATAAACAGGCAGTTGCCACTTTAGTTAATATATTGGAAACTACCAAAGATGAATATATCTGTGATGTAGTAGCCTATAGCTTGGGTATCATTGACCCTGGCAACCCAAAAGCCATCAACGCTGTAATAAAGCAGCTAGAACTCACTAAAACTAAAAAGCAAAATATCTTTAATAAAGCATCTGTAAGTCTTAGCGTAATTGGCAGAAATAACCAACACGCAATTTCCTACTTTAGGAATTTACTAGCCAATTCTCAGGACGAATATATTTTGAGATCGGCAGCCTGTAGTTTAGGTAACGTCGATTTTGGGAATCCAGAGGCGATTGATATTTTAATAAAATTGATACAAAATACGAAGGATGCAGATATCCGTAGAGGAGCAACTGAGGATCTGGGTGAAGTCGGCATAGGTAATCAACAAGCGATTGCAGCTTTAGTTAATTTATTGGATACCACTAAAGATAAATCGCTCCAAAGGCAAGCAATTAATAGTTTAGAGCAAATCATCACCAATGATGAACAACGAGAATGTGTAGTTATTTCCCTCAAACTCCACCTTAATAATGAAACATACGAAAACAATTTTGACTTCTTTGAAAAATGTTACAAACACTTTTGGGAGATTGCCCAAAATCTGCCCTACCCCGACTTCTATCAAGCTTGGCACCAAGACACCCTTACCAACACCGCAACAGCAAACCTCAACATAGCAAACTTACCCCAAGTCCTTGCGGAAGCTATTAACAATCAACCCGAATTATGCAGCAAAGTAAAGCTAATTTGTATTGACACACACCAATTCATCGACCCCGAAAACCCCGCCCCAGAAATTTACGACCAGATGCTAAATCAAAATTGTCCAGAGTGGCAGAATGGGTATCCAGAAACAATGCAAAAACTCAAACTTTATTGGAATTACCTGCGCCGCATTAACGAAAATCCCCTGTTTTTCATCTGCTACGATTCCACAGCACTCACAGCCACACCCACAGGATTTAGCCTTCCCTTTCTGACAGCATTGAGCAAATTTGATGGCGCGATTTGTGTGGTGACATCTCCCCCCAACTCCCTCTCCGCAACGGAGAGGGGGAGTAATAATAATTCCCCTTCCTCCGTTGCGGGGGAAGGGGTTAGGGGATGGGGGTGTTTGCAAACTTTTTCACCGAGTCAACCGAATTTAATTGCAGATATTGTCGGTTGGATGAGAGAGAAAATGATAGAAAATTTGTAG
- a CDS encoding pentapeptide repeat-containing protein, producing MKVSTLVSLALPLTISFATAVKAENPLHVKRLLETKQCQNCDLSGADLLGADLSKADLRGANLSNAKLGGANLFNANLSNTNLENANLINANLFDAALVSANLSNADLSNANLSSVNLTGANLNGANLSNANLGVANLIDANLTNANLTGANLMDANLNGASLHQANLVGANLNNGNSREANVAGGIRINWSDLIGVKKSSLR from the coding sequence ATGAAAGTCAGCACTTTAGTTAGTCTAGCACTACCACTCACAATAAGTTTTGCGACTGCGGTTAAAGCTGAAAATCCCCTTCACGTTAAACGTTTACTGGAAACTAAACAATGCCAGAATTGCGATTTAAGTGGCGCGGATCTGCTGGGTGCGGATCTAAGTAAAGCTGACTTGAGAGGGGCAAATTTGAGTAATGCTAAGCTGGGTGGCGCTAACTTATTTAATGCCAATTTATCTAATACTAATTTAGAGAATGCTAATTTGATTAATGCTAACTTATTTGATGCCGCCCTAGTAAGTGCAAACTTGAGTAATGCTGATTTGAGTAATGCCAATCTAAGTTCGGTTAATTTAACTGGGGCTAATTTAAACGGTGCTAATTTAAGTAACGCTAATCTTGGTGTTGCCAATTTGATTGATGCTAATTTAACTAATGCCAATCTGACTGGGGCTAATTTGATGGATGCCAATCTAAATGGTGCTAGTTTGCATCAGGCTAATCTGGTGGGTGCGAATCTGAATAATGGTAACTCGCGTGAAGCTAATGTGGCAGGTGGTATCCGCATCAATTGGTCTGATTTAATAGGAGTTAAGAAATCCAGTTTGCGATAG
- a CDS encoding pentapeptide repeat-containing protein yields the protein MNLRILATTVLLSATLGFGLVTTVNAEDRPQVQQLLQTRQGAGLNLSGVNLSGADLANVDLRGANLNGANLSGANLSGANLNGANLSDANLKAANLDGANLSVANLVNANFNEATLIGANLNSANLKGADMISANLRDADLFRANLNAANLRGANLFKANLNAANLFGANLYGVRGANLTNAAGLPR from the coding sequence ATGAATCTGAGAATTCTAGCTACTACAGTACTGCTGAGCGCAACCCTTGGTTTTGGTTTGGTAACTACCGTTAACGCTGAAGATCGTCCGCAGGTTCAACAGTTGCTGCAAACCAGACAAGGCGCGGGATTGAACCTAAGTGGTGTTAACCTCAGTGGTGCTGACTTGGCAAACGTCGATCTCAGGGGTGCCAATCTCAATGGTGCCAACCTCAGTGGTGCCAACCTCAGTGGTGCCAACCTCAATGGTGCCAACCTCAGCGATGCCAACCTCAAGGCTGCCAATCTGGATGGTGCTAATCTATCCGTCGCCAATCTAGTTAATGCCAACTTTAATGAAGCCACTTTGATTGGAGCTAATTTGAATTCAGCTAACCTCAAAGGCGCTGACATGATTAGCGCCAACTTAAGAGATGCCGATTTGTTTAGAGCCAATCTCAATGCAGCCAACCTCAGAGGTGCCAACCTGTTTAAGGCAAATCTGAATGCTGCCAATCTGTTTGGAGCCAACTTGTATGGCGTCAGAGGTGCCAATTTGACTAATGCAGCCGGACTGCCTCGCTAG
- a CDS encoding iron uptake porin, which translates to MTKFLGAAFRLSSVIVGFTLLVGSSAFAAEEATVEADAYETNADTTRITVPELVKQDLQQKHPLAQVTSVSQLEDVQPTDWAFQALQSLIERYGVIVGYPDGTFRGNRAMTRYEFAAALNAALVRINEIIDAGLADRVREEDLTSLQRLRSDFALELATVRNRVDTLEASTARLEATQFSTTTKLNGTVTWNIAAASAGGDVKVERIDPQDAFSAARRGADGQPIVTRVANDPNVTFSYITGLFLTTSFTGKDSLVTTLAAGNGNSPANVYTSAGLFNTFGVPGSDFTPTTIASQLALLETFYSFPLNDSLQVVVGPKFFWLRYFDTNAFTSIFNKGAGGFNTFGSTLAQDLGRTTGAVLLWRFNEELEFRVGYTTNADGANPNRGLFNGSRALTSQLTYSPNSNINLRLLYDHSKIEPVDGQIRTRPIVGVADDGFGGALENATGNVFEANFDWLVTPKFGVFGRYSYASTHLNPARDSMESGNIRAQSVQIGVAFPDLGKRGALATLSYVIPFDVLEGRQFLVSGGGDGGTQYDIEATYYFPVTDNIAIIPTFYMTGNPNNFNDNPTVFSGAVRTEFNF; encoded by the coding sequence ATGACCAAATTTTTGGGGGCCGCTTTCAGACTGAGTTCAGTTATTGTGGGATTTACCTTGTTGGTAGGCAGTAGCGCTTTTGCTGCCGAGGAAGCTACTGTTGAAGCAGATGCCTACGAGACAAATGCAGACACCACCAGGATTACTGTCCCCGAACTTGTTAAGCAAGACTTACAACAGAAGCATCCTTTAGCTCAGGTGACTTCTGTTTCTCAGCTTGAGGATGTGCAACCAACAGACTGGGCTTTTCAAGCTTTGCAGTCTCTGATAGAGCGGTATGGTGTAATTGTTGGCTATCCAGACGGTACATTCCGTGGGAATCGAGCCATGACACGCTATGAATTTGCTGCTGCTCTGAATGCAGCTTTGGTTCGCATCAATGAGATAATAGATGCAGGCTTAGCCGATCGAGTACGAGAGGAAGATTTAACGAGTTTGCAGCGTTTGCGATCGGATTTTGCTTTGGAACTGGCGACTGTGCGGAATAGGGTAGACACGCTAGAAGCAAGCACGGCACGGTTGGAGGCGACCCAGTTTTCCACTACAACCAAGCTAAACGGCACCGTAACTTGGAATATAGCCGCAGCTAGTGCTGGTGGAGATGTAAAAGTTGAAAGAATCGATCCGCAAGATGCTTTTAGTGCAGCTAGGCGGGGGGCAGATGGACAGCCGATCGTTACTAGGGTAGCGAACGATCCCAACGTGACTTTTAGTTATATTACTGGCTTGTTTCTCACGACTTCCTTTACAGGTAAGGATTCTTTGGTAACGACTTTGGCGGCAGGTAATGGTAACTCGCCTGCGAATGTTTACACCTCGGCAGGCTTATTCAATACATTTGGTGTTCCCGGTTCCGATTTTACTCCTACTACGATCGCCAGCCAGCTCGCCTTACTAGAAACGTTTTACTCCTTCCCACTGAATGATTCCCTGCAAGTGGTCGTCGGGCCAAAGTTTTTCTGGCTGCGCTACTTTGACACCAACGCTTTCACATCCATCTTTAACAAAGGTGCTGGTGGCTTTAACACCTTTGGCAGCACCTTGGCTCAAGACTTAGGACGGACTACAGGCGCTGTCTTACTTTGGCGTTTTAACGAAGAGTTGGAATTCCGTGTAGGTTATACCACAAATGCCGATGGAGCCAACCCAAACAGAGGCTTATTTAATGGTTCCCGCGCCCTCACGTCTCAGTTGACCTACTCACCTAACTCCAATATTAATCTGAGATTACTATACGACCATTCAAAAATTGAGCCAGTTGATGGACAAATTAGAACTAGACCGATCGTTGGGGTAGCGGATGACGGCTTCGGCGGTGCGTTGGAAAATGCTACAGGTAACGTTTTTGAAGCTAATTTTGATTGGTTGGTTACTCCGAAGTTTGGTGTCTTCGGGCGCTATTCCTACGCCAGTACCCACTTAAACCCCGCGAGAGATAGTATGGAAAGCGGGAATATCAGGGCGCAGTCTGTTCAAATCGGGGTAGCTTTCCCCGATCTCGGTAAAAGAGGAGCATTGGCGACACTATCTTATGTCATACCGTTTGATGTCTTAGAAGGCCGTCAATTTCTCGTCTCTGGAGGCGGTGATGGCGGCACGCAATACGACATTGAAGCGACTTACTATTTCCCCGTGACCGATAACATTGCGATTATTCCAACCTTTTACATGACTGGGAACCCCAACAACTTTAATGACAACCCGACTGTCTTCTCTGGGGCTGTGCGGACGGAGTTCAACTTCTAA